A region from the Halosolutus gelatinilyticus genome encodes:
- a CDS encoding ferritin-like domain-containing protein, with translation MAIDDLHQLFVHKLAQQYYVEQELVDALDEMALNASNDRLSTGFADHRDETRTQVDRIEDAFDALGERPEAREDPVLDALETERRNLEDQITDDDMLDMVYLNAGMMTERVEMTAYEGLSMLATELELGDDVQTPLEANYDEEKSAYRELDTLSTASEMKSLWDRLTPS, from the coding sequence ATGGCGATAGACGACCTTCACCAGCTATTCGTCCACAAACTCGCACAGCAGTACTACGTCGAACAGGAACTCGTCGACGCGCTCGACGAGATGGCGCTCAACGCGAGCAACGATCGGCTGAGCACCGGGTTCGCCGACCACCGCGACGAGACGCGAACGCAGGTCGACCGCATCGAAGACGCGTTCGACGCGCTCGGCGAGCGGCCCGAAGCGCGGGAGGATCCGGTGCTCGACGCCCTCGAAACGGAGCGTCGGAACCTCGAGGATCAGATCACGGACGACGACATGCTCGACATGGTCTACCTCAACGCGGGGATGATGACCGAACGGGTCGAGATGACGGCCTACGAGGGACTGTCGATGCTGGCGACCGAACTCGAACTCGGCGACGACGTGCAAACGCCGCTGGAGGCGAACTACGACGAGGAGAAGTCGGCCTACCGCGAACTCGACACGCTGTCGACGGCGTCCGAGATGAAATCGCTGTGGGACCGACTGACGCCGTCGTAA
- a CDS encoding NAD(P)/FAD-dependent oxidoreductase: MADVIVVGGGPAGLSAALFTAKNELETIVFDTDKTWMHKAHLFNYPGIRSIDGSEFVSETRDQVRNHGADLHLEEPVTDLERTDDGFRVETEDDEYDAEYVVLATGADRSIAEEIGCEFDDEGTVDVNLSMETSVDGLYATGAMVRAEEWQAVIAAGDGGAAALDILSTEKGEHYHDFDVPADAE, encoded by the coding sequence ATGGCTGACGTAATCGTCGTCGGCGGCGGCCCCGCCGGCCTGAGCGCAGCACTGTTCACCGCGAAAAACGAGCTCGAAACGATCGTCTTCGACACCGACAAGACGTGGATGCACAAGGCGCACCTGTTCAACTATCCGGGGATTCGGAGCATCGACGGGAGCGAATTCGTGTCGGAGACTCGCGACCAGGTCCGGAATCACGGCGCCGATCTGCACCTGGAGGAACCGGTGACGGACCTCGAGCGGACGGACGACGGATTCCGGGTCGAGACGGAGGACGACGAGTACGACGCGGAGTACGTCGTCCTCGCGACCGGCGCCGATCGGTCCATCGCCGAAGAGATCGGCTGCGAGTTCGACGACGAGGGCACCGTCGACGTGAACCTGAGCATGGAGACCAGCGTTGACGGACTGTACGCGACCGGCGCGATGGTTCGGGCCGAGGAGTGGCAGGCCGTGATCGCCGCTGGCGACGGCGGCGCGGCGGCCCTCGATATCCTCAGCACGGAGAAGGGAGAACACTACCACGACTTCGACGTCCCGGCCGACGCCGAGTGA
- a CDS encoding phosphosulfolactate synthase: MSDRAFDFLHVNDRESKPREKGITEIRGPYYDPMGPRELRDILETMGEYVDIYKFSGGSFALMPEDVVRELIDVCHEHDVQVSTGGFVEHVLIRDYDQVDRYVEEAADLGFDVVEVSSGFLAIDVDDMVALTELVQDHGLKAKPEINVQFGAGGASSVEELESETTIDPTSAIEEGRRHLEAGAYKIMVESEGITEQVRDWRTDVAFKIADGLGVENCVFEAADPEVFEWYIKQFGPKVNLFVDNSQIVELECMRSGLWGKKSSWGRIASYEPDG; encoded by the coding sequence ATGTCCGATCGCGCATTCGACTTCCTGCACGTCAACGACCGAGAATCCAAACCCCGCGAGAAGGGGATCACCGAGATCCGCGGGCCGTACTACGATCCGATGGGGCCCCGGGAGCTGCGGGACATCCTCGAAACGATGGGCGAGTACGTCGACATCTACAAGTTCTCCGGCGGCTCGTTCGCGCTGATGCCGGAAGACGTCGTCCGAGAACTGATCGACGTCTGTCACGAACACGACGTTCAAGTGTCGACCGGCGGCTTCGTCGAACACGTCCTGATTCGGGACTACGATCAGGTCGATCGCTACGTCGAGGAGGCGGCCGACCTCGGCTTCGACGTCGTCGAAGTGTCGAGCGGCTTCCTCGCGATCGACGTCGACGACATGGTTGCGCTGACGGAACTCGTCCAGGATCACGGCCTGAAGGCGAAACCGGAGATCAACGTCCAGTTCGGAGCCGGCGGGGCCTCGAGCGTCGAGGAACTCGAATCGGAGACGACGATCGACCCGACGAGCGCGATCGAGGAGGGACGGCGCCACCTGGAGGCCGGCGCGTACAAGATCATGGTCGAGTCGGAGGGAATCACCGAGCAGGTGCGCGACTGGCGGACCGACGTGGCGTTCAAGATCGCCGACGGCCTCGGCGTGGAGAACTGCGTCTTCGAGGCCGCCGATCCCGAGGTGTTCGAGTGGTACATCAAGCAGTTCGGCCCGAAGGTGAACCTCTTCGTCGACAACTCTCAGATCGTCGAACTCGAGTGTATGCGGTCGGGGCTGTGGGGCAAGAAGTCGTCCTGGGGTCGGATCGCGAGTTACGAGCCCGACGGGTAA
- a CDS encoding sodium:calcium antiporter, protein MSRRSLQTIAFAVALTVPWIAIWLATDALPAVGLEGAAPSVVANLSTLGTVAISGVSILGAAFLLAWAAETAEKDVPRAFAIAVLAVLAVAPEYAVDALYAWNAGQFAGTERGIEAGNLAVANMTGANRILIGLGWSGIALFTVFRSKASVDPTVVNRDGFLSDAVTVDRDIGLEIIFLLVATLWAFLVPLNGGIDALDMAVLVGLYVAYIGIVLRGDVDPSEAHTGVPAYLQSFPKPLRIATVVSLFAFSGLVIFVAVEPFAHGLEELGTDVGIPAFFMIQWIAPLASESPELIVVAYLVNKARSTAGFNALISSKLNQWTLLIGTLVVVYSLALGQYGTLAFDQKQAAEIWLTAAQSFFAVALLINFEITAREAIALLVLFTSQVLIEFAIIREFVALPISSYETLLVYSGVYILLGLALFVHRRREFQRLVRRTAGTISSAVSKRDTPHHADD, encoded by the coding sequence GTGAGCAGACGATCACTGCAAACGATCGCGTTCGCCGTCGCACTGACGGTTCCGTGGATAGCCATCTGGCTGGCGACCGACGCCCTTCCAGCCGTCGGACTTGAAGGCGCGGCCCCGTCGGTCGTCGCGAACCTCTCGACGCTCGGGACCGTAGCCATCAGCGGCGTCTCGATCCTCGGCGCCGCGTTCCTGCTTGCGTGGGCCGCCGAGACCGCGGAGAAGGACGTCCCGCGAGCGTTCGCGATCGCGGTCCTCGCCGTGCTGGCGGTCGCCCCCGAGTACGCGGTCGACGCGCTCTACGCCTGGAACGCGGGCCAGTTCGCGGGAACCGAACGCGGGATCGAGGCGGGCAACCTCGCCGTCGCCAACATGACCGGGGCCAACCGCATTCTGATCGGGCTCGGCTGGTCCGGAATCGCCCTCTTCACCGTGTTTCGGTCAAAAGCGTCGGTCGACCCCACCGTCGTGAACCGGGACGGATTCCTGAGCGACGCGGTGACGGTCGATCGGGACATCGGCCTCGAGATCATCTTCCTCCTGGTCGCCACACTGTGGGCGTTTCTGGTCCCGCTGAACGGCGGCATCGACGCGCTCGACATGGCGGTTCTAGTCGGGCTGTACGTCGCGTACATCGGCATCGTCCTCCGCGGTGACGTCGATCCCAGCGAGGCGCACACTGGCGTCCCGGCGTACCTCCAGTCGTTTCCCAAGCCGCTCCGGATCGCTACCGTCGTGTCGCTGTTCGCCTTCTCCGGGTTAGTGATCTTCGTCGCCGTCGAACCGTTCGCACACGGCCTCGAGGAGCTCGGGACGGACGTCGGCATCCCTGCGTTCTTCATGATCCAGTGGATCGCCCCGCTTGCCTCCGAATCGCCGGAGCTCATCGTCGTCGCCTACCTCGTGAACAAGGCGCGGTCGACCGCCGGCTTCAACGCGCTGATCTCGTCGAAGCTCAACCAGTGGACCCTGCTCATCGGGACCCTCGTCGTCGTCTACTCCCTCGCGCTCGGGCAGTACGGGACCCTGGCGTTCGATCAGAAACAGGCGGCTGAAATCTGGCTCACGGCGGCCCAGTCCTTCTTCGCCGTCGCCCTCCTGATCAACTTCGAGATCACGGCCCGGGAAGCGATCGCGTTGCTGGTGCTGTTCACCTCGCAGGTGTTGATCGAGTTCGCCATCATCCGCGAGTTCGTCGCGCTTCCGATCTCGAGTTACGAGACGTTGCTCGTCTACAGCGGCGTCTACATCCTGCTCGGTCTGGCGCTGTTCGTCCACCGTCGACGGGAGTTCCAGCGACTCGTCAGGCGGACCGCCGGGACGATCAGCAGCGCCGTCTCGAAGCGGGACACACCGCACCACGCCGACGATTGA
- a CDS encoding uracil-xanthine permease family protein, with the protein MSTEPDEGIQLEYGLDDRPPLPRSILLGLQHVAVMIVPATAVAYVVAGDIGLDPADTAYIVQMVLLFSGLATVIQAYTVGPIGARLPIVMGSSFTFVGASIAIGADYGLAAVFGAILVTGFAVEGLIGWQFSRIRPFFPPLVTGLVVVIIGLYLIPIGMDYAAGGAGADDYGALHNIGLAALVLAIAVGLNMFTRGVTRLLSVLVAIGVSYAVAFGSTLAASLGLGFGLELIDFSPVGNAAWIALPSPTRFGFEFEPIAIVTFAFLFLVSAMETVGDMSGVTAAEGRNPTNEEFRGGLFNDGLLSSIGAVFAAFPITSFSQNVGIVNFTGVMSRHVVGIGGVFLAILGLSPTVGAAVATIPSAVFGGAVLLMAGMVAASGVRLVVTHADLDRRNTVIVAVALGLGLGVATTPEALKGLPNAAETFFGQPVIVTALSALLLNTFVPGEESPLFDAVAPDGTADADPASIGPSDD; encoded by the coding sequence ATGTCAACCGAACCGGACGAGGGCATTCAGCTAGAATACGGGCTCGATGATCGGCCGCCATTGCCGCGGTCGATCCTGCTCGGGTTACAGCACGTCGCGGTCATGATTGTGCCCGCGACGGCGGTCGCGTACGTCGTCGCCGGCGACATCGGTCTCGATCCCGCCGATACGGCGTACATCGTCCAGATGGTCCTTCTGTTTTCGGGCCTGGCGACGGTCATCCAGGCGTACACCGTCGGCCCGATCGGCGCGCGCCTCCCGATCGTGATGGGATCGAGCTTCACGTTCGTCGGCGCGTCGATCGCGATCGGGGCGGACTACGGGTTGGCCGCCGTCTTCGGTGCGATCCTCGTCACCGGATTCGCCGTCGAAGGACTCATCGGCTGGCAGTTCTCTCGCATCAGACCATTCTTCCCGCCGCTCGTCACCGGCCTCGTCGTCGTCATCATCGGCCTCTACCTGATTCCCATCGGGATGGACTACGCCGCCGGCGGCGCCGGCGCGGACGATTACGGCGCGCTGCACAACATCGGACTGGCCGCGCTCGTCCTGGCGATCGCCGTCGGCCTCAACATGTTCACGCGCGGCGTCACGCGGCTACTGAGCGTCCTCGTCGCGATCGGCGTGAGTTACGCGGTCGCGTTCGGGTCCACGCTCGCCGCCTCCCTCGGGCTCGGCTTCGGGCTCGAACTGATCGACTTCTCGCCCGTCGGCAACGCGGCCTGGATCGCGCTGCCCTCGCCCACCCGGTTCGGCTTCGAGTTCGAGCCGATCGCGATCGTCACGTTCGCCTTCCTCTTTCTCGTCTCCGCGATGGAGACCGTCGGCGACATGTCGGGCGTGACGGCCGCCGAGGGTCGGAACCCGACGAACGAGGAGTTCCGCGGCGGCCTGTTCAACGACGGCCTCCTGAGTTCGATCGGCGCCGTCTTCGCCGCGTTCCCGATCACGTCGTTCTCCCAGAACGTCGGCATCGTCAACTTCACCGGCGTGATGAGCCGGCACGTCGTCGGCATCGGCGGCGTCTTTCTCGCGATCCTCGGACTGAGCCCCACAGTCGGCGCCGCCGTCGCGACCATCCCGAGCGCGGTCTTCGGCGGCGCGGTCCTGCTCATGGCCGGCATGGTCGCGGCGAGTGGGGTCCGACTGGTCGTCACGCACGCGGACCTCGATCGCCGGAACACCGTCATCGTCGCGGTCGCGCTGGGACTCGGACTCGGCGTCGCCACGACGCCCGAAGCGCTCAAGGGACTCCCGAACGCCGCCGAGACGTTCTTCGGACAGCCGGTCATCGTCACCGCGCTGTCGGCGCTGCTGCTCAACACGTTCGTCCCGGGCGAAGAGAGCCCGCTGTTCGATGCGGTAGCGCCGGACGGGACCGCGGACGCCGACCCCGCGTCGATCGGCCCCAGCGACGACTAG
- the hpt gene encoding hypoxanthine/guanine phosphoribosyltransferase — protein MEKLITSLDEAPIIDKDGYEYLVHPISNGVPMLDPDLLREVVVEVMQTADLDVDKIVAPEAMGIHLATALSLQTDIPLVVIRKRAYGLDGEVSLHQQTGYSESEMYINDVEAGDRVVVVDDMLSTGGTLAAICEALSDIGAKIVDIVVVMRKAGPSALDDTEFEATSLIDITVEDGDVTVH, from the coding sequence ATGGAGAAGCTCATCACGTCCCTCGACGAGGCACCGATCATCGACAAGGACGGCTACGAGTACCTCGTCCACCCCATCAGCAACGGCGTCCCGATGCTCGACCCCGACCTGTTGCGGGAGGTGGTCGTCGAGGTCATGCAGACGGCCGATCTGGACGTCGACAAGATCGTCGCCCCGGAGGCGATGGGGATCCACCTCGCCACCGCGCTCTCGCTCCAGACCGACATCCCGCTCGTCGTGATCCGGAAACGAGCCTACGGCCTCGACGGCGAGGTCTCGTTGCACCAGCAGACGGGTTACTCGGAGTCGGAGATGTACATCAACGACGTCGAGGCGGGCGATCGCGTCGTCGTCGTCGACGACATGCTCTCGACCGGCGGGACGCTGGCCGCGATCTGCGAGGCGCTGTCCGACATCGGGGCCAAGATCGTCGACATCGTTGTCGTGATGCGGAAGGCCGGCCCCTCCGCGCTCGACGACACCGAGTTCGAGGCGACCAGCCTCATCGACATCACGGTCGAGGACGGCGACGTAACGGTTCACTGA
- the pdhA gene encoding pyruvate dehydrogenase (acetyl-transferring) E1 component subunit alpha, whose amino-acid sequence MTEETVARFDIRSVQVLSPDETVDEELVPDLTDDQLLDLYEWMKRSRRLDERAIALQRRGELGTYAPAIGQEAAQIGTAFAAADDDWLVPSFREQPALMVHGTPPEKVLQYAMGMEEGAEIPGGEGALPPAIPVGSQPLHATGVGWGESLQGRDTVAVTYFGDGATSEGDVYEALNLAGVYDAQTVFVCQNNRYAISTGIEKQTEAETLAQKAIAAGIEGIQVDGNDVLGVYRVANEAVEKARNGDPVMIEALTYRRSMHTTSDDPSVYREADEEAEWEARDPIVRFQMYLEDRGVLDEETKAEIEDRIESEVAGAIDRAREAKAEIDPADMFRYVYADMPPELERQFEAFERSEEAERVPDGGVDRDSGGGLDG is encoded by the coding sequence ATGACCGAGGAGACGGTCGCGCGGTTCGATATCAGATCGGTACAGGTCCTCTCGCCGGACGAGACGGTCGACGAAGAACTGGTTCCCGATCTGACCGACGACCAGTTGCTCGACCTGTACGAGTGGATGAAACGATCGCGCCGGCTCGACGAGCGTGCGATCGCGCTGCAGCGCCGGGGTGAACTCGGCACGTACGCGCCCGCGATCGGGCAAGAAGCGGCCCAGATCGGGACCGCCTTCGCCGCGGCCGACGACGACTGGCTCGTTCCGTCGTTCCGCGAACAGCCCGCCCTCATGGTCCACGGGACGCCGCCCGAGAAGGTGCTCCAGTACGCGATGGGCATGGAGGAGGGCGCCGAGATTCCGGGCGGCGAGGGCGCGCTGCCGCCGGCGATCCCGGTCGGCTCGCAGCCGCTGCACGCGACCGGCGTCGGCTGGGGGGAGTCGCTCCAGGGGCGGGACACGGTCGCGGTCACGTACTTCGGCGACGGCGCGACCAGCGAAGGCGACGTCTACGAGGCGCTCAACCTCGCCGGGGTCTACGACGCCCAGACGGTCTTCGTCTGTCAGAACAACCGGTACGCCATTTCCACCGGGATCGAGAAGCAGACCGAGGCGGAGACGCTCGCCCAGAAGGCGATTGCGGCGGGGATCGAGGGGATCCAGGTCGACGGCAACGACGTCCTGGGCGTGTACCGCGTCGCGAACGAGGCCGTCGAGAAGGCCCGCAACGGCGACCCAGTCATGATCGAGGCGCTCACGTACCGACGATCGATGCACACGACCTCCGACGATCCCTCGGTATACCGCGAGGCCGACGAGGAAGCCGAGTGGGAGGCCCGCGATCCGATCGTCCGCTTCCAGATGTACCTGGAAGACCGAGGGGTTCTGGACGAGGAGACGAAAGCCGAGATCGAAGACCGGATCGAGTCCGAGGTCGCCGGCGCGATCGATCGAGCGCGGGAGGCTAAAGCGGAGATCGATCCGGCGGACATGTTCAGGTACGTCTACGCGGACATGCCGCCCGAACTCGAGCGCCAGTTCGAGGCGTTCGAGCGGAGCGAGGAAGCCGAACGCGTCCCCGACGGTGGCGTCGACCGCGATTCCGGGGGTGGTCTCGATGGCTGA
- a CDS encoding alpha-ketoacid dehydrogenase subunit beta produces MAERLRMVEAVRETLRAELERDDGVVVYGEDVGRAGGVFRATQGLMDEHPDRVFDAPVAEAGIVGMGVGLAATGMTPVPEIQFQSFLYQGFHQLAQHVARIRSRTRGTITCPMTIRTPYGGGIHALELHSESFEAGFAHVPGLQVVFPSSPAETKGLLTAAIRSPDPVVFMEPTRLYRSFREEVPDEHEIPLGEARVVESGEDITAIAWGSMLRETLDAADEVDASVEVIDPRTLYPLDTATIVDSVRKTGRCCVVHEAPRTAGMAGEITARINEEAFYYLEAPIERVTGYDVPVPLFAREDAYLPDADRIETGLRRALE; encoded by the coding sequence ATGGCTGAGCGCCTCCGGATGGTCGAGGCCGTCCGCGAGACGCTCCGCGCGGAGCTCGAACGCGACGATGGCGTCGTCGTCTACGGCGAGGACGTCGGCCGCGCGGGCGGGGTCTTTCGCGCCACGCAGGGCCTGATGGACGAGCATCCGGATCGAGTCTTCGACGCGCCGGTCGCGGAGGCGGGAATCGTCGGCATGGGCGTCGGGCTCGCGGCCACCGGAATGACGCCCGTCCCGGAGATCCAGTTCCAGAGCTTCCTCTACCAGGGGTTTCACCAGCTGGCCCAGCACGTCGCGCGCATCCGAAGTCGAACCCGCGGCACGATCACCTGTCCGATGACGATCCGGACGCCGTACGGCGGGGGCATCCACGCCCTGGAACTCCACTCCGAGAGCTTCGAGGCCGGATTCGCTCACGTACCCGGCCTGCAGGTGGTCTTCCCGTCTTCTCCGGCCGAGACGAAGGGGTTGCTCACCGCCGCGATCCGCAGTCCGGATCCGGTTGTCTTCATGGAGCCGACGCGGCTGTATCGATCGTTCCGGGAGGAGGTCCCGGACGAACACGAGATCCCGCTCGGCGAGGCCCGCGTGGTCGAGTCGGGCGAGGACATCACCGCGATCGCGTGGGGGTCGATGCTCCGCGAGACCCTCGACGCGGCCGACGAAGTCGATGCGAGCGTCGAGGTGATCGATCCCCGAACCCTCTACCCGCTGGACACGGCGACGATCGTCGACTCCGTGCGGAAGACCGGCCGCTGCTGCGTCGTCCACGAGGCGCCACGGACGGCCGGGATGGCCGGCGAGATCACCGCCCGAATCAACGAGGAGGCGTTCTACTACCTCGAAGCTCCGATCGAGCGAGTCACCGGCTACGACGTGCCCGTGCCGCTGTTCGCTCGCGAGGACGCCTACCTGCCCGACGCGGACCGGATCGAGACCGGACTCCGCCGGGCGCTCGAGTAG
- a CDS encoding SDR family oxidoreductase — protein MLVTGCSSGIGRATARAFLDEGWIVYATARDPNDLRDLEAAGAAIDRLDVTSTEDADRVVERIVAERGRLDCLVNNAGFSQMGPIEDVPIADVREQYEVNVFGPHRLIRAALPHMRERGSGRIVNVTSITDRFPIAGTGVYSGSKAALAATSQALRQEVRDSGIDVVVVEPTVVATRHYDRTREELVDVDHGAAYTDLYELHELLHTIKSGGPGIASPETVAETILEAATSERPKRRYSVGWTAKVGAAVAAAVPDSWRTPLLYTGVRAATSEPGKRLLRWWFARNHRADAVDDRRGSR, from the coding sequence ATCCTCGTCACCGGCTGCTCGTCGGGGATCGGACGCGCGACGGCCCGCGCCTTCCTCGACGAGGGTTGGATCGTCTACGCGACCGCCCGCGACCCGAACGACCTGCGCGACCTGGAGGCGGCGGGCGCCGCGATCGATCGGCTCGACGTCACCTCGACCGAGGACGCCGATCGGGTGGTCGAGCGGATCGTCGCCGAGCGCGGCCGACTCGACTGCCTCGTCAACAACGCCGGCTTCAGCCAGATGGGGCCGATCGAGGACGTGCCGATCGCCGACGTCCGCGAGCAGTACGAGGTGAACGTCTTCGGCCCGCACCGGCTGATCCGGGCCGCCCTACCGCACATGCGCGAGCGCGGGTCGGGGCGGATCGTCAACGTCACGAGCATCACCGATCGGTTCCCGATCGCCGGAACCGGCGTCTACAGCGGCTCCAAGGCCGCGCTCGCGGCCACCAGTCAGGCCCTTCGACAGGAGGTTCGCGACTCGGGGATCGACGTCGTCGTGGTCGAACCGACGGTCGTCGCGACGCGCCACTACGATCGGACGCGCGAGGAACTCGTCGACGTCGACCACGGCGCGGCGTACACCGACCTCTACGAGCTGCACGAACTGTTGCACACGATCAAGAGCGGCGGGCCGGGAATCGCCTCGCCCGAGACCGTCGCCGAGACGATCCTCGAAGCGGCGACCAGCGAGCGCCCGAAGCGGCGGTACTCGGTCGGCTGGACGGCGAAAGTCGGCGCCGCCGTCGCCGCTGCGGTCCCCGACTCGTGGCGGACCCCGCTCCTCTACACGGGCGTCCGCGCCGCCACCTCAGAGCCGGGGAAGCGACTGCTCCGGTGGTGGTTCGCGAGGAACCACCGCGCGGACGCCGTCGACGATCGGCGAGGCAGCCGGTGA
- a CDS encoding ferritin-like domain-containing protein, translating to MPSPEIRNFSDQFVHDLAAVYDMELKLVDALDDLSRRAANDNLSKGFAIHQTETKTQVRRVEEAFAALDREPERRANPIVDGLLADTEEFDDRARSAGPRNLHYLTAATMTERIEITSYEGLLLTADRAGLGDDATAPLEANLEQEEKTLRKLEGLAAGTGRKRGWKTILGR from the coding sequence ATGCCTTCGCCGGAGATCCGAAACTTCAGCGACCAGTTCGTCCACGACCTCGCCGCCGTCTACGATATGGAGCTGAAACTGGTCGACGCGCTCGACGACCTGTCGCGACGAGCCGCGAACGACAACCTCAGTAAGGGGTTCGCGATCCACCAAACCGAGACGAAAACCCAGGTCCGACGCGTCGAGGAGGCGTTCGCGGCGCTGGATCGGGAGCCCGAACGGCGGGCAAATCCGATCGTCGACGGCCTGCTGGCGGACACCGAGGAGTTCGACGATCGGGCGAGAAGCGCCGGCCCCCGGAACCTCCACTACCTGACCGCGGCCACGATGACGGAGCGGATCGAGATCACCAGCTACGAGGGGCTGCTGCTGACGGCCGACCGCGCCGGCCTCGGCGACGACGCGACGGCACCGCTCGAAGCCAACCTCGAGCAGGAGGAAAAGACCCTGCGAAAGCTCGAGGGGCTCGCGGCCGGCACCGGACGAAAGCGCGGCTGGAAGACGATCCTCGGGCGCTAA
- the dnaJ gene encoding molecular chaperone DnaJ, with amino-acid sequence MSEDFYDALGVSRDASADEIKQAYRKKATEYHPDVSDDPNAEEKFKKIQKAKQVLTDEEKRQAYDRMGHDRYEQAEKHGFDAGGGGAGGMGGDPFGGMGGGMGGGLGDIFEQVFGGGGGRGRSRPRKGRDLRTELEIDLEQAYEGVEKQFTVERPEACDVCGGEGHPPDADARTCPECQGRGQVTQVQQTPLGRVQQTTTCRRCEGDGTLYSETCGECRGQGYVRNEATLTVDVPAGIQDGQTLRMEGEGAPSPEGGPHGDLLIDVTIAEHEEFEREGDDLRYRLPISFPQATFGDAVEVPTLDGAVEFDVPKGTQSGETFRLSGKGMPRLRGRGRGDLYVQVQVVTPESLNEEQREALEAFAEAGGDEIEVKDGFFEKIKRAF; translated from the coding sequence ATGAGCGAGGATTTCTACGACGCTCTTGGCGTGAGTCGTGACGCCTCCGCCGACGAGATCAAACAGGCCTATCGAAAGAAGGCTACGGAGTACCATCCGGACGTCAGCGACGACCCGAACGCCGAGGAGAAGTTCAAGAAGATCCAGAAGGCAAAGCAGGTCCTTACCGACGAGGAGAAACGCCAAGCATATGATCGGATGGGGCACGATCGGTACGAGCAGGCCGAGAAGCACGGCTTCGACGCCGGCGGAGGCGGCGCCGGCGGCATGGGCGGCGACCCGTTCGGCGGAATGGGCGGTGGCATGGGCGGCGGCCTCGGAGACATCTTCGAGCAGGTCTTCGGCGGTGGCGGCGGCCGCGGGCGAAGTCGCCCGCGAAAGGGACGAGACCTCCGGACCGAACTCGAGATTGACCTCGAGCAGGCCTACGAGGGCGTCGAGAAGCAGTTCACCGTCGAGCGGCCTGAAGCCTGCGACGTCTGCGGCGGCGAGGGCCATCCGCCGGACGCGGACGCCCGGACCTGCCCCGAGTGTCAGGGTCGCGGCCAGGTGACGCAGGTTCAACAGACGCCGCTCGGACGCGTCCAGCAGACGACCACCTGCCGCCGCTGCGAGGGCGACGGAACCCTCTACTCGGAGACCTGCGGCGAGTGTCGCGGCCAGGGCTACGTCCGCAACGAGGCGACGCTGACCGTCGACGTCCCCGCCGGAATCCAGGACGGCCAGACGCTCCGGATGGAGGGCGAAGGCGCGCCGAGCCCCGAGGGCGGTCCCCACGGCGACCTCCTTATCGACGTGACGATCGCCGAGCACGAGGAGTTCGAGCGCGAGGGCGACGACCTCCGGTACCGGCTCCCGATCTCGTTCCCGCAAGCGACCTTCGGCGACGCGGTCGAAGTGCCGACCCTCGACGGGGCCGTCGAGTTCGACGTTCCGAAGGGAACCCAAAGCGGCGAGACCTTCCGCCTGTCGGGGAAGGGGATGCCGCGTCTCCGCGGCCGCGGCCGCGGCGACCTCTACGTCCAGGTGCAGGTCGTCACCCCCGAATCCTTAAACGAGGAACAGCGCGAAGCCCTCGAGGCGTTCGCCGAAGCCGGCGGCGACGAGATCGAGGTCAAGGACGGGTTCTTCGAGAAGATCAAGCGCGCCTTCTGA